In Bradyrhizobium erythrophlei, a single genomic region encodes these proteins:
- a CDS encoding acyl-homoserine-lactone synthase, with protein sequence MFFSAATNPDLALSLLRLRHALFVRELGWMLAVENGCERDEFDTEDAIYCALSAEGQIIGCFRAISCDRPYLAHTIFSHMASNRSFPKSADYVEISRFGVLAAHRQASTVLYSLMVRFALARNAAALVALAELSHERLLNRIGLSTSRYGDVQIVGFHDDGRWILAVAGEIPISRKPTPAVKALLELTQSMEIIDEASVFGRERLSA encoded by the coding sequence GTGTTTTTCTCGGCCGCGACGAACCCCGACCTAGCACTGTCGCTACTTCGGTTACGTCACGCGCTGTTCGTCCGCGAACTGGGCTGGATGCTGGCGGTCGAGAACGGCTGCGAACGCGACGAGTTCGACACCGAAGACGCGATCTACTGCGCCCTATCGGCCGAAGGTCAAATCATCGGCTGCTTTCGAGCCATAAGCTGCGACCGGCCCTATCTGGCTCACACGATATTTTCGCACATGGCTTCCAATCGGTCGTTTCCGAAGTCGGCCGATTACGTCGAGATTAGTCGGTTCGGGGTGCTTGCCGCACACCGGCAGGCCAGCACTGTGCTCTACAGCCTCATGGTCCGCTTCGCGTTGGCGCGCAACGCCGCAGCTTTGGTAGCTCTGGCTGAGCTATCTCACGAACGGCTGCTTAATCGGATTGGCCTTTCGACGTCCCGATATGGCGACGTTCAGATTGTCGGGTTTCACGACGACGGGCGATGGATCCTTGCGGTTGCCGGCGAAATACCGATTTCGCGAAAGCCCACGCCTGCCGTGAAGGCACTGCTCGAACTGACACAATCCATGGAGATCATCGATGAAGCATCCGTTTTCGGACGTGAGCGCCTTTCTGCATAA
- a CDS encoding autoinducer binding domain-containing protein, with protein sequence MSVLEDDLSALEACGSLAEIRRVFQRIIEDYGFSSFGFMDASHPWEDNPLLVSTHSTAWIDTYRAENFIATDPCLALARRTNLPFHWGSVPLPTVTGKRKPGAIKTMEAARDFGVNEGLTIPVHYNDALGRRYSSVCALFWKDPANRFYASLKLNSVQLHLILLYLAQKIVDLYAVEIRAQTRNFGELHASPLTDREKEVLKWAGMGKTSEETAVILNVSHKTVEAHIKSATIKLGATNKTQATVQAVYRGLIDI encoded by the coding sequence ATGAGCGTTCTTGAAGACGATTTAAGCGCGTTAGAGGCCTGCGGCTCGCTCGCGGAAATTCGTAGGGTTTTCCAACGCATTATCGAGGATTATGGATTTAGCTCGTTCGGCTTCATGGACGCCTCCCATCCATGGGAAGACAACCCCCTCCTTGTCTCCACGCATAGCACGGCATGGATCGATACCTATCGTGCTGAAAACTTCATCGCTACCGATCCTTGCTTGGCTTTGGCTCGTCGCACAAATTTGCCTTTTCACTGGGGGAGCGTGCCGCTTCCGACAGTGACAGGCAAACGCAAGCCCGGAGCGATCAAAACCATGGAGGCGGCTCGCGACTTTGGTGTCAACGAGGGTCTCACTATCCCGGTCCACTATAACGATGCGCTAGGTCGACGTTATAGCAGCGTCTGCGCGCTATTCTGGAAGGATCCTGCCAACCGCTTCTATGCTAGCCTCAAGCTTAACAGCGTACAACTGCATCTCATTTTACTCTATCTCGCACAGAAGATCGTGGATCTATATGCCGTCGAAATAAGAGCCCAAACCCGAAACTTTGGCGAACTTCATGCATCACCGTTGACGGATCGTGAGAAGGAAGTCCTCAAATGGGCTGGCATGGGCAAGACCTCTGAGGAAACAGCGGTCATTCTCAATGTGAGCCACAAGACCGTTGAGGCTCATATTAAAAGCGCGACTATTAAACTTGGCGCCACTAATAAGACGCAGGCGACGGTCCAAGCGGTTTACCGTGGCTTGATAGATATCTGA
- a CDS encoding NYN domain-containing protein: MTSSSNRIALFIDGANLYATAKTLGFDIDYRRLLKEFQSRGTLVRAFYYTAIIEDQEYSSIRPLIDWLDYNGFTVVTKATKEFIDASGRRKVKGNMDIELAVDAMELAEHVDQIVLFSGDGDFRPLVEAVQRRGVRVTVISTISSQPSMIADELRRQTDVFTDLIELQSKLGRDPSERPAPREPRHHAPQSLHPATTTTP, translated from the coding sequence ATGACATCTTCTTCTAACAGGATTGCGCTGTTCATTGACGGCGCCAATCTCTACGCAACCGCCAAGACACTCGGCTTCGACATCGACTACAGGCGCCTTCTGAAGGAGTTCCAAAGTCGGGGGACGTTAGTCCGTGCCTTCTACTACACCGCTATTATTGAAGATCAGGAATATTCGTCCATTCGTCCGCTTATCGATTGGCTCGATTACAACGGCTTCACCGTAGTCACGAAGGCGACCAAGGAATTCATCGACGCCAGCGGCCGCCGCAAGGTGAAGGGCAACATGGACATCGAGCTTGCCGTTGACGCGATGGAACTCGCTGAGCATGTCGACCAGATCGTGTTATTCTCCGGTGACGGCGACTTCCGTCCCCTGGTTGAAGCCGTGCAGCGCCGCGGCGTGCGCGTCACCGTAATCTCAACAATTTCAAGCCAGCCATCGATGATCGCCGACGAATTGCGGCGTCAGACCGATGTATTCACTGATCTGATCGAGCTGCAATCCAAGCTCGGCCGCGACCCATCCGAGCGTCCTGCCCCGCGCGAGCCGCGTCATCACGCTCCGCAATCCCTGCATCCGGCGACCACCACGACGCCGTGA
- a CDS encoding GMC oxidoreductase: protein MLFNPVSGCFERMRHSFFTTNYNFGFGRNRFITFAALKKGFVGKALDEDIRRMTACTADIVVAHEMLPDPNNRMTLSDKKDWLGLPKPAIHYDVGDYVRKCSDTYSVPIGRRIAEAMGAIDVKATPKFVQSKHIMGGTIMGADPASSVVDVNCRSHDHENLFLPGGGAMPSTACGNSTITMTALTFKAANAITSQLRGG, encoded by the coding sequence GTGCTTTTCAATCCGGTCAGCGGCTGCTTCGAGCGAATGCGTCATAGTTTCTTCACGACTAACTACAATTTCGGTTTCGGACGCAATCGCTTCATTACTTTCGCCGCATTGAAAAAAGGTTTCGTCGGCAAGGCGCTCGATGAAGATATCCGCCGCATGACCGCCTGTACAGCCGACATCGTGGTGGCGCACGAAATGCTGCCTGATCCGAATAATCGCATGACACTCTCGGACAAGAAGGATTGGCTTGGTCTCCCCAAACCAGCCATCCACTATGACGTCGGTGATTATGTCAGGAAATGCTCCGATACCTATTCGGTGCCAATTGGCAGGCGCATTGCCGAGGCGATGGGCGCAATCGACGTCAAAGCCACACCAAAGTTCGTTCAGAGCAAACACATCATGGGTGGCACCATCATGGGCGCGGATCCAGCCAGCTCAGTGGTTGATGTTAACTGCCGTTCTCACGATCACGAAAATCTATTCCTTCCAGGCGGCGGCGCCATGCCATCTACCGCCTGCGGCAACAGTACAATCACCATGACGGCGCTCACCTTCAAGGCGGCCAATGCTATTACCAGTCAACTGCGAGGCGGCTAA
- a CDS encoding ankyrin repeat domain-containing protein: protein MFGTSHAALAADPGRCRDLNRRYTTSKSEMSAIEMSSTLFAAAERNCINLASALLDQGVSVDARDRLGARPLSRAARSGHLEMVDLLLQRGAPINARDLAGATALYVAAERGQVSVVQRLIDKGADIGLKGRSGTSPLAVASFAGRNQVVGILLAHGADGRAADDTGKPPIVYAAASGSLDIVRQLLAQDIDINARYANDLTLLMWAAGPDQAVAEAQALEVVSYLVDAGAHVDDRDDRGRTALMTAAEGNHTDITRFLLSHGADPSLRDKAGKSAADLTTLSALREELTRR, encoded by the coding sequence TTGTTCGGCACCAGCCATGCAGCTTTGGCGGCGGACCCAGGGCGATGCCGGGATCTAAACCGCCGTTATACCACCAGCAAGTCCGAAATGAGCGCGATCGAAATGTCGTCGACACTGTTCGCCGCCGCCGAACGCAATTGTATCAACCTTGCGTCTGCATTGCTCGACCAAGGCGTCTCGGTGGATGCACGGGACCGGTTAGGCGCCCGACCTCTTAGCCGAGCGGCACGATCCGGCCATCTCGAGATGGTCGATCTCCTCTTGCAAAGGGGCGCGCCAATCAACGCGCGCGATCTAGCAGGCGCGACCGCGCTTTACGTTGCCGCCGAGCGCGGTCAGGTCTCCGTCGTGCAGCGTCTCATCGACAAGGGGGCCGACATTGGTCTTAAAGGACGAAGTGGCACCTCACCGCTTGCGGTGGCCTCCTTCGCCGGCAGGAATCAGGTCGTCGGAATACTGCTCGCGCACGGAGCCGATGGCCGAGCGGCGGATGACACCGGCAAGCCACCGATCGTCTATGCCGCCGCGAGCGGCAGCCTTGATATTGTTCGGCAGTTGTTGGCCCAGGATATCGATATCAATGCGCGCTACGCCAACGATCTTACGTTACTAATGTGGGCAGCGGGCCCTGATCAAGCTGTCGCAGAGGCACAGGCTTTGGAGGTCGTTTCATATCTCGTCGATGCCGGAGCTCACGTCGATGATAGGGACGATCGCGGCCGCACGGCATTGATGACTGCCGCCGAAGGCAATCACACCGATATCACCAGGTTCTTGCTCAGCCACGGTGCCGATCCGTCTCTTCGAGACAAGGCTGGCAAGAGCGCAGCTGATCTCACTACGCTATCGGCCTTGCGTGAAGAGTTGACGCGGCGCTGA
- a CDS encoding c-type cytochrome, producing MSIRFYSIIAGSVAAMVFAITPLCAQTLDEKVQVCSGCHGENGKPVDKTIPIIWGQQTGYLYIQLRDFKRGDRRSEIMQPIASTFERDDMLAVAEYFSKKPWPDLGQPRASKDVSQRALTANSSIGCTGCHLDHFQGDSTVPRLAGQGRDYLAKTMADFRTRARGNNPGMSDLMIATAPEDLTALAEYLAGL from the coding sequence ATGAGCATCAGGTTTTATTCCATTATCGCGGGTAGCGTGGCAGCGATGGTGTTCGCAATCACGCCGCTGTGCGCGCAGACGCTGGACGAGAAAGTCCAGGTCTGTTCCGGGTGCCATGGCGAGAATGGCAAACCGGTCGACAAGACGATTCCAATTATCTGGGGACAGCAGACCGGCTATCTCTATATCCAGCTCCGCGATTTCAAGCGTGGCGATCGCAGGAGCGAAATCATGCAGCCGATCGCCTCCACCTTTGAACGAGACGACATGCTTGCGGTTGCCGAATACTTCTCGAAGAAGCCGTGGCCGGATCTCGGCCAACCACGCGCGTCGAAAGATGTTTCACAGCGCGCTTTGACCGCCAACAGTTCGATCGGCTGTACGGGTTGTCATCTCGACCATTTCCAGGGCGATAGCACGGTGCCTCGTTTGGCCGGCCAGGGCCGCGACTATCTGGCGAAGACCATGGCGGACTTCCGAACCCGCGCTCGCGGCAACAACCCCGGCATGAGCGACCTGATGATCGCGACTGCACCCGAGGATCTGACCGCGCTGGCAGAGTATCTCGCGGGGCTGTGA
- a CDS encoding pyrroloquinoline quinone-dependent dehydrogenase, translated as MKYVRGLTAGFAIIGSFALLSATADAQEVKQEGKAALGNAKVAPVTQQQLNSADKNAKDFLLTNGNYAQTRFYPAKQISRDNVKHLHVAWIFQTDVKESLETSPIVVDGVMFVTTSFSHVYALDAKTGQQLWHYNHKMGPITTFCCGPNNRGVQVLGDKVYLATLDSKLVALNAKNGEVVWRTDIADPELGYSETMAPTVIKDKVLIGTNGGEYGIRGFVRAYDANTGKQIWNFNTIPDSTVGVWATKDATGRDMHRDIQAEKDQLAKTGDPSAKLGGGVWQNPSVDLATNRIYFVVGNPSPDLDGSNRPGDNLYTNSLVSLDLDTGKYVCHFQYIAHDVWDLDAVSPTVLVDVKDKNGKTIPGVLHAGKTGHVYVHDRKDCSLIRFSEAMVPQENMWVLPTKDGARMLPGANGGVEWSPIATDPGQSLAYAINLHQPMTYHVENSPYPNGKLWLGGAFKVIPTETQSGNITAVNYDSGKIKWQVKTPEPMIGGILATAGGLVFTGESNGKFAAYDSSNGKELWSFRAGAGVNAPPSSYVVGNKQYVVVGAGGNVQVDSKRGNNIIAFSLD; from the coding sequence ATGAAATACGTGAGAGGTCTTACGGCCGGTTTTGCTATAATCGGCAGCTTCGCACTCTTATCGGCGACCGCAGACGCGCAAGAAGTCAAGCAGGAAGGAAAAGCGGCGCTCGGCAACGCAAAGGTTGCACCCGTCACCCAGCAACAGCTCAATTCGGCCGACAAGAACGCAAAAGATTTTCTGCTGACCAACGGCAACTACGCCCAGACGCGTTTTTATCCCGCCAAGCAGATCAGTCGCGACAACGTCAAGCACTTGCATGTCGCCTGGATCTTTCAGACCGATGTCAAGGAATCGCTCGAGACTTCACCGATCGTCGTCGATGGCGTGATGTTCGTCACGACCTCGTTCAGCCATGTCTACGCGCTTGATGCCAAGACCGGCCAGCAGCTCTGGCACTACAATCACAAGATGGGGCCGATCACGACCTTCTGCTGCGGACCGAACAATCGCGGCGTCCAGGTTCTGGGCGACAAAGTCTATCTCGCCACGCTCGACTCCAAGCTGGTCGCTCTGAACGCCAAGAACGGCGAGGTGGTCTGGAGGACCGACATTGCCGACCCCGAGTTGGGCTACAGCGAGACGATGGCTCCGACGGTGATCAAGGACAAGGTGCTGATCGGCACCAACGGTGGCGAATACGGCATCCGCGGCTTCGTGCGCGCCTATGACGCCAACACGGGCAAGCAAATCTGGAATTTCAACACCATTCCTGACAGCACCGTGGGCGTCTGGGCCACCAAGGACGCGACCGGGCGCGATATGCACCGCGACATCCAGGCCGAAAAGGATCAGTTGGCCAAGACCGGCGACCCCTCTGCCAAGCTCGGCGGCGGCGTGTGGCAAAACCCCTCGGTCGATCTTGCTACCAACAGGATCTACTTCGTGGTTGGCAATCCGTCGCCCGATCTCGACGGTTCCAACCGCCCGGGTGACAATCTCTACACGAACTCGCTGGTTTCGCTCGATCTCGACACGGGAAAATACGTCTGTCACTTCCAGTATATCGCCCACGACGTATGGGACCTCGATGCGGTCAGCCCGACGGTGCTAGTCGACGTCAAGGACAAGAATGGCAAGACCATCCCCGGCGTCCTTCACGCCGGCAAGACTGGGCATGTCTATGTGCATGATCGCAAGGACTGCAGCCTGATCCGCTTTTCGGAGGCGATGGTGCCGCAGGAAAACATGTGGGTGCTTCCGACCAAGGATGGCGCGCGCATGCTGCCCGGCGCAAATGGCGGCGTCGAATGGTCACCGATCGCCACCGATCCGGGCCAGAGCCTGGCCTATGCGATCAATCTTCACCAGCCCATGACCTACCATGTCGAGAACTCGCCCTATCCGAACGGCAAGCTGTGGCTCGGCGGCGCGTTCAAGGTCATCCCGACCGAGACGCAGTCCGGCAACATCACAGCTGTCAACTACGACTCCGGCAAGATCAAGTGGCAAGTCAAGACACCGGAACCGATGATCGGCGGCATTCTCGCCACGGCGGGCGGTCTGGTGTTCACCGGCGAAAGCAACGGCAAGTTCGCGGCATATGATTCATCGAACGGCAAGGAGTTGTGGAGCTTCCGCGCCGGCGCGGGTGTCAACGCTCCGCCGTCCAGCTATGTTGTCGGAAACAAGCAATATGTCGTAGTTGGCGCCGGCGGTAACGTTCAGGTCGACTCCAAGCGCGGGAACAACATCATCGCGTTCTCGCTCGACTAA
- a CDS encoding SDR family oxidoreductase → MQNPTDRYPRPPFKRQSQPWPGLAAKMDPKPDHGETSYKGSGRLTGRRALITGGDSGMGRAAAIAYAREGADVAVNYHPDEEPDAQEVIRLIKEAGRNGVALPGDLRDAAFCKKLVEDAVQKLGGVDILVSNAGRQQAHDSILDITDEQFDWTMKTNIYAPFYIIRAALPYMKPGAVIIGTTSEQAYDPSPDLYDYAQTKAATMNFVKSLAKQLAPKGIRVCGVAPGPIWTPLQVSGGASMEKLEKFGSMSSFGRPGQPAELASIYVQLASSDASYTTGAVYGAAGGTGQP, encoded by the coding sequence ATGCAAAATCCCACAGACCGGTACCCGAGACCTCCCTTTAAGCGCCAGTCTCAGCCTTGGCCCGGGCTGGCCGCCAAGATGGATCCAAAGCCCGACCACGGCGAGACAAGCTACAAAGGTAGCGGACGCCTAACTGGCCGCCGGGCGCTGATCACAGGCGGAGATAGCGGCATGGGCCGAGCTGCTGCTATTGCCTACGCACGAGAAGGCGCGGACGTCGCCGTCAACTATCATCCTGATGAAGAGCCTGATGCGCAGGAAGTAATCCGACTGATCAAGGAAGCGGGACGCAATGGCGTGGCATTGCCGGGCGATCTCCGCGATGCCGCATTTTGTAAGAAACTTGTAGAAGACGCGGTTCAGAAACTCGGCGGGGTAGATATCCTTGTAAGCAATGCGGGCCGCCAGCAGGCGCATGATTCAATTCTGGACATAACGGATGAGCAGTTCGACTGGACGATGAAGACTAACATCTACGCGCCGTTCTACATCATCAGGGCGGCATTGCCGTATATGAAGCCAGGTGCCGTCATCATTGGCACCACCTCCGAGCAGGCCTACGACCCATCGCCAGATCTTTACGACTACGCTCAGACCAAGGCCGCAACGATGAACTTTGTAAAGTCGCTGGCGAAGCAGTTAGCTCCCAAAGGCATTCGCGTGTGCGGTGTCGCTCCTGGACCGATCTGGACGCCACTGCAAGTATCGGGCGGTGCCAGCATGGAAAAGCTTGAGAAGTTCGGGAGCATGTCATCCTTCGGTCGTCCTGGTCAGCCCGCAGAGCTCGCGTCCATTTATGTCCAGCTTGCATCAAGCGATGCGAGCTATACGACTGGCGCCGTTTATGGTGCGGCCGGCGGCACCGGGCAGCCCTGA
- a CDS encoding DUF4142 domain-containing protein, producing MKTIFVAVTLTAALAAPAFSQSLGEQTGVNSALGITPKTEDFIKEAATSDMLEIAAARIAQDKGNAEEKKFAEQMITDHTKTSGELKDLAFGDLKSAIPSDIDNSSQKKLDKLKDAKAKDFASEYDPMQVSAHKDAVSLFERYAKGGDNAKLKDWAGSTLPALQHHLQMAEDMNKARK from the coding sequence ATGAAGACTATTTTTGTCGCGGTCACCTTGACCGCAGCTTTAGCCGCGCCAGCTTTTTCGCAGTCGCTTGGTGAACAGACGGGCGTCAACTCAGCCCTCGGCATCACACCTAAAACGGAGGACTTCATCAAAGAAGCCGCAACAAGCGACATGCTAGAGATCGCTGCCGCCAGAATTGCGCAAGACAAAGGAAACGCGGAGGAAAAAAAGTTCGCCGAGCAGATGATCACGGATCATACCAAGACCAGCGGCGAACTGAAGGACTTGGCATTTGGTGATCTCAAGTCGGCTATCCCGTCGGACATAGATAATTCTTCCCAGAAGAAGCTCGACAAGCTGAAGGATGCAAAGGCTAAGGACTTTGCGAGCGAGTATGACCCAATGCAGGTGAGTGCGCACAAGGATGCCGTCTCACTGTTCGAACGCTACGCCAAAGGCGGCGACAACGCGAAACTGAAGGACTGGGCTGGCAGCACTCTCCCTGCATTGCAGCATCACCTTCAGATGGCAGAAGATATGAATAAAGCCCGCAAATAG
- a CDS encoding CsbD family protein: protein MDWNRVEGNWKQVKGKVKEQWGKLTDDDLDVINGKQDQLEGRLQQRYGYAKDRAAKEINDWYASQKW from the coding sequence ATGGATTGGAATCGAGTCGAGGGAAATTGGAAGCAAGTAAAGGGCAAGGTCAAGGAGCAATGGGGCAAGCTCACTGACGATGATCTTGATGTCATCAATGGCAAGCAAGACCAGCTCGAGGGACGCCTACAGCAGCGCTATGGTTACGCCAAGGATCGCGCCGCCAAGGAAATTAACGATTGGTACGCTAGCCAGAAATGGTGA
- a CDS encoding response regulator — translation MANSESLPVILIVEDETLIQTLVEEALADGGFETAIAPSAEEAVTLLRSGVTDYRALVTDINLKGNMNGWEVARRAREIDPAFPIVYMTGAAADEWASQGVPNSVLLVKPFAPAQILTAVSQLLNAAAQGQS, via the coding sequence GTGGCAAATAGCGAAAGCCTTCCAGTTATCCTCATCGTCGAGGACGAAACCCTAATCCAAACCCTTGTAGAGGAAGCACTGGCGGATGGCGGGTTTGAAACCGCTATCGCGCCATCGGCTGAAGAAGCCGTAACTTTGTTGCGGAGCGGGGTTACTGACTACCGGGCGCTCGTCACGGACATCAATCTTAAGGGGAACATGAACGGGTGGGAGGTTGCAAGACGCGCGAGGGAGATCGACCCCGCATTTCCAATCGTATACATGACGGGTGCCGCTGCCGACGAGTGGGCTTCGCAGGGCGTTCCCAATAGCGTTCTACTGGTGAAGCCGTTTGCCCCGGCGCAGATTTTAACTGCGGTCTCTCAACTTCTCAACGCTGCTGCTCAGGGTCAAAGTTAA
- a CDS encoding response regulator → MEGISVFLVEDEALIRMMIVDMLEELGHRVVAEAGSIQSAEPLARTSAFDLGVFDINIGGLAISPIAEIVTARGLPFVFVSGYGPAGRPELFNDKPVLRKPFLISEFATLINAAVGDKSNGQ, encoded by the coding sequence ATGGAGGGCATATCCGTATTTTTGGTTGAGGACGAAGCCCTGATCCGAATGATGATTGTCGACATGCTTGAGGAGCTTGGGCATCGAGTAGTTGCCGAAGCCGGTAGCATTCAATCGGCCGAACCGTTGGCCCGTACCTCTGCATTCGACTTGGGGGTTTTCGATATTAATATCGGTGGCCTCGCCATCAGTCCCATCGCAGAGATCGTCACCGCACGAGGTCTGCCGTTCGTATTCGTCAGCGGTTATGGCCCAGCCGGGCGGCCAGAGTTGTTCAACGACAAGCCGGTGCTGCGCAAGCCATTTTTGATTTCAGAGTTTGCGACCTTGATCAATGCGGCCGTGGGCGACAAGTCAAACGGGCAATAA
- a CDS encoding PilZ domain-containing protein, giving the protein MAYGDRKSDRVQFERGIPVYLMGIDGTWRRECKMIDVSQTGARLHIEGSLEGLDLKEFFLLLSSTGLAYRRCQLVRVDGDQLGVEFLARDTLKRKARKRSDQVD; this is encoded by the coding sequence ATGGCTTATGGAGACCGCAAGAGTGATCGTGTTCAGTTCGAACGGGGTATTCCAGTCTATCTGATGGGGATTGACGGAACCTGGCGTCGGGAATGCAAGATGATCGACGTGTCACAGACCGGTGCGCGTTTGCATATTGAGGGTTCTCTCGAAGGACTCGATCTCAAGGAGTTTTTCCTTCTTCTGTCATCAACCGGTCTCGCGTATCGGCGTTGTCAGCTAGTGCGTGTTGATGGTGATCAACTCGGCGTCGAATTTCTGGCTCGCGACACGCTCAAAAGGAAAGCGAGGAAGCGGTCCGACCAAGTCGATTGA
- a CDS encoding glycosyltransferase family 4 protein — translation MRIAQLAPLAESVPPKLYGGTERVVAWLVDELVALGHQVTLFASGDSQTRGELHAVWPRALRLGKKGTDPNAACAVLLEAVAKRTKDFDMIHAHIDWLPLPLLSRLGVPFLTTMHGRLDLPGLGNVIRAFPRAPFVSISDDQRRPLPEANWTATIHHGLPLDLFRSSVAPGSYLAFLGRLTAEKGPEDAIRIAHAVRRPLRIAAKIPRGETVYFKKRLEPLIDGKKVHLVGEVDDAKKQPFLAEAAALLFPIDWPEPFGLVMIEAMACGTPVIAYRSGSVPEVIEDGVTGFIVEDEKQAIAAVHRVEELDRRKIRSRFEERFAARRMAKEYEALYRKLAAAEAPQARARLDIQPPGT, via the coding sequence ATGCGTATCGCTCAGCTCGCTCCCTTGGCCGAAAGCGTCCCGCCGAAACTCTATGGCGGCACCGAGCGGGTAGTCGCGTGGCTGGTTGACGAGTTGGTCGCGCTCGGCCATCAAGTCACGCTTTTTGCGAGTGGCGATTCCCAGACACGCGGCGAGCTTCATGCGGTGTGGCCCCGCGCGCTCCGTCTGGGCAAAAAGGGGACGGATCCGAACGCCGCCTGTGCCGTGCTGCTCGAGGCTGTCGCGAAGCGGACGAAAGATTTTGACATGATTCATGCTCACATCGATTGGCTGCCGCTTCCGCTCCTCAGTCGCCTGGGTGTGCCGTTTCTCACGACCATGCACGGGCGGCTCGACCTGCCAGGATTGGGTAACGTCATTCGGGCATTTCCGCGAGCCCCCTTCGTGTCGATTTCGGACGATCAGCGGCGGCCGCTCCCGGAAGCGAACTGGACCGCAACGATCCATCACGGACTGCCGCTGGATTTGTTTCGCTCTTCCGTCGCTCCAGGATCATATCTGGCGTTTCTCGGACGTCTCACCGCCGAGAAGGGACCGGAAGATGCTATCCGCATCGCGCACGCCGTCCGGCGACCTCTTCGCATCGCAGCCAAGATCCCTCGCGGCGAGACCGTTTACTTCAAGAAGCGTCTTGAGCCTCTCATCGATGGCAAGAAGGTCCATCTGGTCGGAGAGGTCGACGATGCCAAAAAGCAGCCGTTCCTGGCCGAGGCCGCCGCCTTATTGTTTCCAATCGATTGGCCAGAGCCTTTCGGACTGGTCATGATCGAGGCGATGGCCTGCGGAACGCCCGTGATCGCATATCGCTCCGGCTCCGTTCCCGAGGTGATCGAGGACGGTGTGACGGGCTTCATTGTCGAGGACGAAAAGCAGGCGATCGCTGCGGTGCATCGGGTGGAGGAATTGGACAGGCGAAAGATACGTTCGCGCTTCGAGGAACGCTTTGCGGCGAGACGAATGGCGAAAGAGTACGAAGCTCTGTACCGAAAACTGGCCGCCGCTGAGGCTCCGCAGGCACGCGCTCGTTTGGATATTCAACCGCCGGGAACGTGA